TGCCCGCGCCGCAACCCCATTGGCCCCTTTTGCGATCCTGAGGCTTTTCGGTGTCGTACTCGAAAATGGTCAGCCGGATGGGCGCCTTTTTCGCCTTCATTTCGTTGTGATATTGGGCAACCTTTAACATTTGCTCTTCATAGGCCGTTATTTCCTCGTCTTTCCACTCAACCCCCGTCGCCGCGCCTATGATAAACTGGTTAACGCCGCACTCGAAAAGACATTTCACACCCTCGGCCAAATCGCAAACAGTGTCGGGATTAACCGTAACACGCGCTCCTTGCCATGGTTGATAGCGCTTCAACTCTGGAAGCCGTGACGTTATCAATTTCCATGTCGGTGCGCCGTCGGCAAAATGTCGGTATTTATTATGCGAATGCTCGGAACCGTCAATGGAAAGCAGATATTTAATTTGCATACCTGCCAGGCGCTCGGCCATGGTCTGGTCAAGCAGCGTTCCGTTCGTCGTCAGCGAAAAGCCTGGAGTTTTTCCTTGCTTCGAGCATATTCCCCTGTACAGCGCCGTTGCATGCTCAATCAGGCCTATCTCAATTAGTGGCTCGCCGCCTATATATGTAACCTGCGGATTCAAATGACGGCAATACTCGCTGTGAAACGCAACAGCGCGCTCCAACACATCCGGAGACATGGATCTGGGTTGCTTCTTTTCCATGAAGCAGTAGGTGCAATACAGGTTGCACTTGGTCGTCATGATCATGTCCAAGTGCATGACGGGTGGCATCATGCGCTTATTGATGAAGGTGTCAAAGGAATTCACAACATGGCCTCGAACTATGGCTATAAGTGGTACATCACCACTGAACACACATGTGTTTCGTTTCCGCAATCGTACCTCTCGCAGTCAAATCCTTCCGGATGGTCTTCGTCGCACTCGAACTTGTGATCGTCAATGTCGCAGGCGAAAATTTCGTACACAAGATACGGAGGACCCGATCCTGCGCATTTGCCGCAATGGTATGCGTTGTCCGCGCAATGGAACTTAGTCCCGTTGTTCCCGCAATTAAAGGTGTCCTGACCTTCCGCATTCCTGCAAGTAAAGCTTGGGGAAGTTGCACCTGCCTTCCCACAAGAAAACATAGAGTGCGTTGTACATAAAAAATGCGTAGCCTGCTCATCCTCCGCACTGCAGTGAAACTGCCACATGCATGAAAACACACCCGGACCGGGGTCATCCGGTAATCCCTCTGGATCCCAAGTCTGAGAACAGGATGTGTCGCCGCCGGTGCAGTCATGGCCACCTTTGCAAGTAAACAAATTGTTGCAATTGAATATGTGCTTCTCCGAACAGTCGAAACTGTCTTCTGTGTCGTCATTGCAATCAAAACGAGTTCCGGGATAGCCACCGGGCAATTCCCCGCACGCGAAATCGTACTTGCTGCCATCGTCGCAGTCAAAATAAGTGCCATTTTCGCCTTCGCACTCAAACTTGTTTGTATCTTGAGATGCGTAGCATTTAAAAACGTCAGCTTCACACCGGAAGTTTTCCTGTTCATCGCAAGAAAAATCGTAATTTTCGTAACAAGTCGGTTCCGGTGCCGATGCACATTCGTAGTTTACCCCAGTGCATCCTCCGTAAACATCCAAACACCTAAACGATTGGTCATTGCACACAAAAAGGGGCTGCGATGAATCACAGGTAAAACTGGAAACACACGTATATGGACTTGGACCAGGACACATGGGGATGCCTTCAGGAGAAATGTTGCCACCTCTTGTCGTGACATCTTCTATTTTATGCGGCTGCGGATATTTGCTTCTGCAATTTTCCACAATCTGCATGATGCGATCCGAAAGCGCTATTGCAACAGCCATCTTCACCACAGCATTGGGGAAGTCCAAATTGCGGTCTTCCAAAGCCATTTCACTTGCCATCATCCTCTCCTTCTAAGCTGTTAACATTAATACCAAACCAGCTATGATACGGCCGGTAGATCGGATTATCCTGCACAAAATCCCTGCTTGATGAGTATGTTTCCGAGAATTCAATCCTTAGAATGTTGATCGCAACACCAGTCGAATCAGCCTCTAAGAAACTGACTGTATTTGGCCAATCCTCCAGCAGTGAACCTTGATCCTCCATCAGGCAAATCGCCGGTCCCGAATATTTTCTCCATAGCAAATCGAATTCCGATTGCAATTCATGGTTGCCCCTAAGCAAATCTAATGCTTGGGAAAACGAGCAGAACCGAAGCAAAATTAATGCCCCAACAAAATCCGTGCAATAATCTCTAGAATTAATCGCATCAGCAGAAGCATAGTCCCATCGGCTTGCACCTGCTGTCGGAACTGGCTCCATCCTCTTCATAGGATTGGCTAATGTAGAATCATATTGCTCGACATCGGTGAGAAACTCATAGATGGCACTAAGGTCGGATTTAATGCCATATCCATACAAGGCCCGACAGCAAGTATTCGACCAGAATTGTGAATAGCGTTGTCCGGAAATCTCGGTCGAATTCGCGGGCGCATCTTGCACCATTACTACCTGCACTAGAAGTAGCAGAAAAACAAAGACAAGGTTGACACTGTGACTCAGTTTCAACTGCCTTTTTCCAAGAAGCATATACCCAGCACACTCCTTTGGCCTTTCCAACCGATTGCCATTATACCCGGAACCGAGGTGCTTGTCAAGCGAAAAAGCCACTTACGACAAAAAAAAAAAATCGGATGTCATATGTTGGCATTCAGGAGCAAAATTACCTGATTATTTTTCCTTTATTCACGCCAAGCTCCAGTTTTCACAAGGCCGCGAGACTCCAATTTAACGACAATCTTTAGACTTGCGCTGGAGGATTTTGTTGCATCGCAAGCAAAAACCTGTCCGAAATTGCGCCCTTTAAGGGGGATTCGCCAATCTGGAGATCGGCAGTATATGCAGTGGGGAAATATTGCGGAGTGCTTTACCTAATGAAACAAAGCGCAGGCATGGCCTGCGCACTCCTTAAAGCAAAGCCGCTAGTCCGTATGCACAACCCGCCCCGCTACCATCGTCGCGGCGCAGGTTTCGTGGCCCGTCACGATCTCGCGGATCACTTCGTCCGCGCTTTCGCCCGCGACGCCGGGCCAGACTGTCAGGTCGCCGATGCATCCGAGGCGCACGCGGCCGAGGTCGTGGTGCAGCCCGAGCGGACGCAGGCCGTTGATCGTAATCATGTCGAACAACGCGGCCAGCGGCATATCCGGGAACGTTTCAAGCACCAGCCGAGCCTCGTGCAGCACCGAAAGCCTGTCGTTCGACGCGTACGAGTCGGTGCCGAGCGCGACGCACAATCCCGCGCGCATATACGTCTCGACGGGATGCTTCGGATGCCGGAAGTAGCGGTGGCTCTTGGGGCAGTAGACCGGAGTCAGCCCGCTTTTCGCAAGGTAGTAAAGGTCGTTTTCTTCCCAGTAATTCAAATGAATCCCGTAGGTGCGCCGACCCAGCATTCCGAGCCGGTAGTAATATTCGACCGGCGTCATCCCCGCGCCCTGCCAGTGGGGATCGTGCGCGTCGCCTTTTTTGAGCAGGCGCTCGATGTCCTCGTTGCCGGTGCGGATAAACTCTATTTCGGCGCGCATCTCCGACAGGTGCGTCGATATCGGCCGCCGCCAGGAATCCGCGAGGCTTTTGCATGCTAGCGCGATTTCCTTGGACGCGGTGTAGGGCGCGTGCACCGCGAAGCTGTACGCGGTGTGCGCGGCGAGCTTTTTTATGTCCGGCTCGTGGTTGTTGAACTCGAACATTTCCCGCATCGGGAAATAACGAAGGCCGGTGGCGCGGACGCGCGCGATCGGCACGTCCATCGTGTAATGATCCACGAGCGTGGTAGTGCCTGTAGAAAACATCTCGCGTATGGATGGAAACGGGTCGGGAACGGGAGGATTGGGGCCGAATTTGATATCGCGGATGGACTGAAGCCAGTCGATGAAATTGCCGTTGTAGCCGATCCTGCCCTTGCACCAGTCCAGTTCAAGATGACAGTGCGAGTTGATGAAGCCGGGAAGCACCGCCGCGTTCGGAAAATCCAGCACGCGGTCGCCGGAATTGCGGGAAACGAGCGCGTTGAAATCGCCGATTTCGGAAATCCTGCCCCTGCTCACGCGCACGGACTTGCCGCGCAGGAGCGTGCGGCTGTCGGAAAGCACAGACTTGGCCCGAACGATGGTTCCCATGCCGGCGATTGGCGGATTTTTAATTATATCACGGCGAGCCGGACGCGCCCGGTCAGGCGCGCACGCGCCGCAGCGCGGCCTTGATCAGCTCCGCCGCATCCGCGCCCGCGCCGACTTCGTCCTCCGCTTCGGATACGGCTTTCAGCGCCGCGCGGTTGGGGAATCCGAGCTGCAAAAGCGCGGCGACCGCGGTTTTAAAAGCGCCGTCGGCCGCCTCTGCGGACGGGGCCTGCTCCCTGCCCTTGCGCGGCGGCTCGGTGAGCGCGGCGAGCTCGCCGATTTTGTCGCGCAGTTCGACGATTATTTTTTCCGCGAGTTTCGCCCCGACGCCGGGCGCCGCGGTGAGAAGCCGCGATTCGCCGGTCGCGATCGCGCGCGCGACCGCGGGCGCGGAAAGCGAAACGAGTGAAAGCGCGATCTTAGGCCCTACGCCGCTCGCGGTCAGGAGCAGCCTGAAAAGGTCGCGTTCCTCCGCGGTCGCGAATCCGTAAAACGCGAGTTTTTCCGCCGTAATCGCAAGGTGCGTGTATACGCGCACGCTGTCCCCCGCCGAAAAATGCGCGTCGCATCCCGGCGCGGCCGCAAGCTCGAAACAAACCGGGCCGACTTCCAGCTCCAAACGGCCGGCGCGGTCAACGGAAATCACGACTCCGTCCAGATGCGAAATCATGCCGTCACCCTTTCGCGGCGCTTGAACGCGTGGCACAGCGCGACCGCGACCGCGTCTATTTCGTCGTCTGCCAATTTTTTCACGTCGAGACCTGTAAGACGCGCGACCATGAACGCGACCTGCGACTTGTCCGCCTGGCCGTTGGACGTTATCGCCTGCTTGACCGCGACGGGCTTGTATTCGAACACCGGAAGTCCGGCCTGCGCGGCCGCGAGCAAAATCACGCCGCGCGCCTGCGCGACGCCGATTGCGGTTTTAACGTTTCTTGAGAAATAAATTTCCTCGACCGCGACCGCTTCCGGGAAATAATCAACTATTGCCTGGCGGACGCATTCATGTATCAAGGCCAGCCGCTCGGCGAAATCGCATTCAGGATTTGTTTCTTCAAGCGCGCTGTACGCAAGCGACACCGTGCTTCCCGCGTAGTCCACTACGGCAAGCCCCATCCTGTGATAACCAGGGTCGATGCCGAGGACGCGCACTATCCGGCCGCCTTCTCCAAGATTTCGTCGTCCATCTCCCAGTTGGCCGAAACGCTTTGAACATCGTCCAGGTCTTCGAGCGAATCCATCAGCCTGAGCAACTGCGACGCCGTTTTCTCGTCGCTGATGGGAACCGTACTTTTGGGCACAAGTACGAGATCGGCGGCGTTCAACTCGATTTCCTTGCTTTCGAAAAACTGGCGCGCAGCGCCGAAGCACTCCGGCTTGCTGGTTACGACGTAAACATCGCCTTCCAGAGAATAGTCGTCGGCGGGGGATTCGAGAACTAGTTCCATAATCGAGTCTTCGTCGAAACCTTCGGCCGGTATTTCGAATCGCCCCTTGCGCTCGAACATCCAGGAAACGCATCCCGTTTCTCCCAGGTTTCCTCCCGACTTTGAAAACGCGTGACGAATATCGGATACCGCGCGATTGCGGTTATCCGTAAGCGCCTCGACGATCACCGCGACGCCTCCCGGGCCGTACCCTTCGAAAATAATCGTTTCGTACTTCGTGCCGCCCGCGCCGCCGGAGCCGCGGGCAATCGCGCGCTCGACCGTATCCTTGGGCATATTGGCGGCGCGCGCCTTTTCCAGCATCGTCTTGAGCGCGGCGTTGTTCTCCTCGTTCGCGCCGCCTTCACGCACCGCCACGACGATGTCGCGGATGATTTTGCTGAAGAGCGCACCGCGTTTTGCGTCCTGCGCGCCCTTGCGATGTTTGATGCTTGACCATTTGTTGTGACCGCTCATACCCTTACACCATCCAACCGATTCTACCGCGGATTCCGCGTGTCGCTAGCGCGCGTATTCCACCTCGCGCACCTCGCGGATCAGCGTCACCTTGATCATCCCGGGGTATTCGAGCTCCTGCTCGATTTGCCGCGATATCTTGCGGCAGAGATCCCAGGCAAGCACGTCGTCCACCACATCGGGCTTGACAAGCACCCGAAGCTCCCGTCCCGCCTGGATCGCGAACGCTTTGTCCACGCCCGTGAACTTGCTCGCAACCTCCTCCAGCTTGGTCAGGCGCTGAATATAACTTTGCAGCGCCTCGCCGCGCGCGCCGGGCCGCGACGCGGACAATGCGTCGGCAACCTGAACGATCGCCGCCTCCAGCGTCATCTCGATGTCGCCATGATGCGCGCCTATCACGTTGCACACGATCGGATTTTCATTGTATTTGCGTGCAAATTCCATGCCCGCGGCCGGGTGGCTTCCTTCCTGCTCCGCGACTATCGCCTTGCCGATATCGTGCAACAAACCGCCGCGCTTCGCGTATTTCGGCTTGATACCAAGCTCGGCAGCGATCAGCCCGGATAGGTGCGCGACTTCCACCGAGTGTTTTAACACGTTTTGGCCGTAACTGGTGCGGAATTTGAGCTTTCCGAGAAGCTTGATTATTTCCGGATGGACGCCGCTGATTCCAGTCTGAAAGCACGCTTCCTGACCGGCCTGCCAAACTATCTCCTCCACCTCTTGCTGCACTTTTTCAACGATTTCTTCCACTTTGGCCGGGTGGATTCGGCCGTCGGTAACGAGACGCTCCAAGGATAGGCGCGCGATTTCGCGCCTCACGGGATCGAAACAGGAAAGCACGACAACGCCCGGAGTATCATCGATAATCACGTCCACTCCGGTCGCGGCCTCGATAGAGCGGATGTTCCTGCCCTCGCGCCCGATTATCCTGCCTTTCATTTCGTCGTTCTTGAGCGTGATAGTGGAAATGATCGCTTCGCTGTAATGGTCTACCGTCGTACGCTGCATGGCTTCGACGATAAGCTGGCGCGCGCGCGCCGCCGCGTTCTGCCGCGCCTCCTCCTCGAGTTCGCGCGTCATCTTGGCGATTTCGTATTCCGACTGCTCGCGCGCCTTGGCGAGAACGATGCTCTGGGCTTCGTCCTTGCTCATTCCCGCGATTTTTTCCAAAAGGCCTTCGACTTCGGACCGCCGCGCTTCCGCTTCGCGATCCTTCGCTTCGGCATCCTCAAGCGTCTTGTCGGCCTGCTGAAGCTTGCGCTCCAGCCGATCCAAATTTTTCTGAAGTCGTTCTTCCTGGCGGTAGAGCGACTTTTCCTTGTTCTTTATTTCGCGCTCCAGGTCTTTGGCTTCCCGTTGCGCCTGCTGAACTATCCTCTGGGCTTCTTCCTTCCCGTCCGCTATGCGTTTCTTGGCTTCTGCGGATGCCCTTTCGAGCTCCATCTTCGCTTTCTCGGTAGCTTCTCCAAGAATCTTTTCCGCTCTTCGGCGGTTTAGGACGGGACAAGTCAGGAAGTGCCCGATCGCCGCGCCTATTATGAACCCCAAAAGGCTCAAGGCGCCTATCAGTACACCTGGCATAACACACCGCCTGTCTTGAATGATTGATCACGTTCATTTCCCCGGTCAGGCTTCCGCCTCGGTCGCGCCGGCTTCGGTGACGATCTCGATGCCGGCCTTTTCCAGGATTTTGCCGCGGATTTCGGCGAAGAGCTTGGGATCGTCCGCAAGCACCTGCTTCGCGTTTTCCCTTCCTTGGCCGAGCTTCTCGTCGCCGTAGTTGTACCAGGAGCCGCTCTTCGTAACGACACCCATTTCCACGGCCAAATCCAGCAAATCCCCGGTACGCGAAATCCCCTGACCGAAAATAATGTCGAACCGCGCGCGCTTGAACGGCGGCGCGACCTTGTTTTTTGCGATCTTGCCTTCGACGATATTGCCTATAACCTCGTTGCCGACCTTTACGCTGTCCACCCGCCGCACTTCGATCCGCACGGAAGAGTAGAATTTAAGAGCGCGCCCGCCGGGCGTGGTCTCGGGATTGCCGAAGACGATTCCTATTTTCTCACGTACCTGATTGATGAAAATCAGAATCGTGTTGGACTTATGGACGATCGCGGTCAACTTGCGAAGCGCCTGGCTCATCAGGCGCGCCTGGAGCCCCATGTGCGCGTCTCCCATCTCGCCCTCGATTTCCGCCTTCGGGACGAGAGCGGCGACGCTGTCCACTGCGATAACGTCTATCGCGCCGCTTCGCACCAGCATCTCGCAAATCTCGAGCGCCTGCTCTCCGGTATCCGGCTGTGAAATCAGCAGCTCGTCAATGTTCACGCCCAGCCTTGCCGCGTATTCGGGATCGACAGCGTGCTCCGCGTCGATAATCGCGGCGCGGCCGCCCAGCTTTTGCGCCTCCGCGATGCAATGAAGCGCAAGCGTGGTTTTGCCTCCCGCCTCCGGCCCGTAAATCTCCACGATTCTTCCGCGCGGCAATCCGCCCACTCCAAGAGCGAGATCCAGCGCAAGGCTGCCCGTGGAAATGACCGCGGTCCGCACGATCGGCTTTTCGCCGAGCTGCATTATCGAACCTTTTCCGAACTGCCGCTCGATCTGGGCT
This sequence is a window from bacterium. Protein-coding genes within it:
- the ruvC gene encoding crossover junction endodeoxyribonuclease RuvC, which encodes MRVLGIDPGYHRMGLAVVDYAGSTVSLAYSALEETNPECDFAERLALIHECVRQAIVDYFPEAVAVEEIYFSRNVKTAIGVAQARGVILLAAAQAGLPVFEYKPVAVKQAITSNGQADKSQVAFMVARLTGLDVKKLADDEIDAVAVALCHAFKRRERVTA
- a CDS encoding Holliday junction branch migration protein RuvA, translated to MISHLDGVVISVDRAGRLELEVGPVCFELAAAPGCDAHFSAGDSVRVYTHLAITAEKLAFYGFATAEERDLFRLLLTASGVGPKIALSLVSLSAPAVARAIATGESRLLTAAPGVGAKLAEKIIVELRDKIGELAALTEPPRKGREQAPSAEAADGAFKTAVAALLQLGFPNRAALKAVSEAEDEVGAGADAAELIKAALRRVRA
- a CDS encoding YebC/PmpR family DNA-binding transcriptional regulator; translated protein: MSGHNKWSSIKHRKGAQDAKRGALFSKIIRDIVVAVREGGANEENNAALKTMLEKARAANMPKDTVERAIARGSGGAGGTKYETIIFEGYGPGGVAVIVEALTDNRNRAVSDIRHAFSKSGGNLGETGCVSWMFERKGRFEIPAEGFDEDSIMELVLESPADDYSLEGDVYVVTSKPECFGAARQFFESKEIELNAADLVLVPKSTVPISDEKTASQLLRLMDSLEDLDDVQSVSANWEMDDEILEKAAG
- the rny gene encoding ribonuclease Y, with protein sequence MPGVLIGALSLLGFIIGAAIGHFLTCPVLNRRRAEKILGEATEKAKMELERASAEAKKRIADGKEEAQRIVQQAQREAKDLEREIKNKEKSLYRQEERLQKNLDRLERKLQQADKTLEDAEAKDREAEARRSEVEGLLEKIAGMSKDEAQSIVLAKAREQSEYEIAKMTRELEEEARQNAAARARQLIVEAMQRTTVDHYSEAIISTITLKNDEMKGRIIGREGRNIRSIEAATGVDVIIDDTPGVVVLSCFDPVRREIARLSLERLVTDGRIHPAKVEEIVEKVQQEVEEIVWQAGQEACFQTGISGVHPEIIKLLGKLKFRTSYGQNVLKHSVEVAHLSGLIAAELGIKPKYAKRGGLLHDIGKAIVAEQEGSHPAAGMEFARKYNENPIVCNVIGAHHGDIEMTLEAAIVQVADALSASRPGARGEALQSYIQRLTKLEEVASKFTGVDKAFAIQAGRELRVLVKPDVVDDVLAWDLCRKISRQIEQELEYPGMIKVTLIREVREVEYAR
- the recA gene encoding recombinase RecA, which produces MSSKADKDKALEAAKAQIERQFGKGSIMQLGEKPIVRTAVISTGSLALDLALGVGGLPRGRIVEIYGPEAGGKTTLALHCIAEAQKLGGRAAIIDAEHAVDPEYAARLGVNIDELLISQPDTGEQALEICEMLVRSGAIDVIAVDSVAALVPKAEIEGEMGDAHMGLQARLMSQALRKLTAIVHKSNTILIFINQVREKIGIVFGNPETTPGGRALKFYSSVRIEVRRVDSVKVGNEVIGNIVEGKIAKNKVAPPFKRARFDIIFGQGISRTGDLLDLAVEMGVVTKSGSWYNYGDEKLGQGRENAKQVLADDPKLFAEIRGKILEKAGIEIVTEAGATEAEA
- a CDS encoding amidohydrolase family protein, coding for MGTIVRAKSVLSDSRTLLRGKSVRVSRGRISEIGDFNALVSRNSGDRVLDFPNAAVLPGFINSHCHLELDWCKGRIGYNGNFIDWLQSIRDIKFGPNPPVPDPFPSIREMFSTGTTTLVDHYTMDVPIARVRATGLRYFPMREMFEFNNHEPDIKKLAAHTAYSFAVHAPYTASKEIALACKSLADSWRRPISTHLSEMRAEIEFIRTGNEDIERLLKKGDAHDPHWQGAGMTPVEYYYRLGMLGRRTYGIHLNYWEENDLYYLAKSGLTPVYCPKSHRYFRHPKHPVETYMRAGLCVALGTDSYASNDRLSVLHEARLVLETFPDMPLAALFDMITINGLRPLGLHHDLGRVRLGCIGDLTVWPGVAGESADEVIREIVTGHETCAATMVAGRVVHTD
- a CDS encoding radical SAM protein, yielding MFSGDVPLIAIVRGHVVNSFDTFINKRMMPPVMHLDMIMTTKCNLYCTYCFMEKKQPRSMSPDVLERAVAFHSEYCRHLNPQVTYIGGEPLIEIGLIEHATALYRGICSKQGKTPGFSLTTNGTLLDQTMAERLAGMQIKYLLSIDGSEHSHNKYRHFADGAPTWKLITSRLPELKRYQPWQGARVTVNPDTVCDLAEGVKCLFECGVNQFIIGAATGVEWKDEEITAYEEQMLKVAQYHNEMKAKKAPIRLTIFEYDTEKPQDRKRGQWGCGAGRGRLSVDPAGTITGCAKIQGCNNGNGIFVLGNIFEGITNLRERYALNWDNLQLRSKCRDCDIADRCSSGCPAVNFTETGNPFIPSDHNSKFTRIYHRLEEVLNACA